The genomic region CCTTCCTTTAATGGATCTCTTGTATTGTTTCTGCTCACTTTTTGCTTCCAAATCATTCTTATGGCTAATTTGTTTCTCAAACATGGCTACTAATTGACCCTTAAAGTTTTTCCTTATCACTCACAAATTTATTGCAACATATCTTCTTTATCGTGACCCTATTTCACCACTTCTACTAGTCTCCATCCTTTTCATATGGTTGTTTGACTTCTTTCTCAACCCTTTTATGTACCCCTATGCCCATGCAATAAATAAGAATCCTCCTACAACACCCACTAACTCTACTTTCATCCACATTAGTAAATAATATTTTCATTACAACCCCTTTATTTAACCACTCTAACTTGGCCAAAACCACACATACTCCAAGCATATGGCATCAAATGTGTATTAGTCATTGAACTCTCCAACAAACTAGATGAGCACTTCAATTATGATCTATCTTGTTGTATGTGTAACTACAACATTATTGGCCACATCTTATGATGTTTTCTCACCTTGGCAACCTCTTAGTTATTATAAGTGTGCCTACTCCTAGCACCTTATCCCCTTTTATTATGAGTTCCCATTATCCTTAGATTGACCTCTATCTATTATGAGTATGTTTCCCCTTAGCTAGATTGAGCTAGCCACTACACGAGATAATTCCCCTTCTAATATAACTTCCCATTTTTGCAAGTTCTTTGTTGCAAGGCTTGTGGTTGCAAGTGGCCACCTCTATTCTAACTACCTCTTTATTATTGCTATTTCCAAATCAATGATTCCAAGTGTACAAAATCTTGTAGATATTTATTTTCATGCCATTTGTTGATACCTAGAATACTATTACATGATATAGATTATGAAAACCTACAACTTAAGACTACCCCACACAAGTAACAACAACGTACTATCCCACTTATAACAGTTGTCTACCACACACAAATATGGAGACCTAAGTTTCATACACCCAAACAAAAAagccaagaaaatatttgaacaataaacaaaaataatatattCTATTTATCAAAACATTTTCTCTCCTTTACATGTAGGGACATATGCTCTCCCTATTTGCACTCACATATATGTACCTACAAATCGTCAATTGTACACTCACACActaatccctctctctctctctcatgaccTCTAAACATTTTTTATACACACAACTAGCCACTCTCTTGTAGTACACATGCAAACATTTTGTTCACACATAGCCTTTTTCTCCTACCATGTTATTTAGATAGTCTCACATGTACATTTGCTCTCTCTAACCTACTGGCAACCTCTCTTACTTGTTGGACTCTCCACATAGCTCCTTATTGGCCTCTACTAACTATCAATATACCTCCCTATGATATTTCTTTCCCTCATAATCCTTTTTCTTATTCATTACTCATTCCTTAAGATCATGAGATCCTTTCCTTGCATGATATTAGTGACTTTTTATACCTTCAATATGACACTTCTTCCTTTCTCTATGCTTGTTGAGTATCCTCACCTCAACTCCCCACTAGTTCCTATATTCCTGCATGCTCTTTCTTGAGTCTTCCAATCTATCAATGAACTTTCTTGGATGTTTCCCTAATTCATGGTGTTCAAACTCACATAACTCTTATTGTTTGCATTGATTCTACATTAATGTTTTGTGTTCATTCTTTTGCACACACTAGGCCTTCATAAATGCTTAAAGGATAAGAACGACCCATCAATGACTCCTTTAAGCTCACTCATACCATTCTCTAATTTTAATTTTCCTTGTGCATCCATTACTTCCTTCTATTTGTCTTAGGCATTAAACAACTTTCTTTCATTTTACACAACAAATTATCTTTGCTATGAAGACTTATATTATCCTCTATCCTTGTCACTCACTTCTTGCATAGCTTCTTCATTCTATAATTGTAGCCATTTTTCTTCCAAATTATGGTCATTCTTTGACTCCTCACATCTCCTTGTTATCATTATGAATGCTTGCAATATCAGTGTTCCATTGTGACTACTCCACCACCCTTTTTCCTTTCCTTCACCATCTTTATACAACTACTTTAGCTTTTCTTTAGCCCATTTGTGCACCTCATAACCATGCAACCAAATCCATACCATCATCTTTTCATCCATGCAACTACTAGCGGCTGGTAGCTATTTTGACTCCAAAAAGCCTTGCCGGACACTAATAACTTTCGTGTTATACTATAGTGGAGGACAACAGCCACAACGCTTCTATCAAGCCCTGCAGCCATTCTGTGCCTATTCTGTAGTTTTTGCATCTGCATAATACAAAAGTTATCGATCGTACGATAGCATGATTTTGGAACCAGATTAGACACGTCCCTACTAATAGACTCTCCCTTACGTTCACCTCAACAACCATTAATTTTGTTACCCCCTCTTCATCTTTATGACCCCTATATTTTCAGTCACTGCTACTCTATCATAATTCTTCCATTTTCTTTTGACCCACTTTCTGAAATCATCAATGTTAAGGCTCACCCTACAAGAATTTTATCCTTATTCAGGTATTTTTCTGCCGATCCCACATCATTAACAGAATGTTTTCTTTCAATGTCTTCATGCATTTGTTGCCGATGAGGTTTGTTATCAAAGTTTACGGAGTCATCAGAATGGCAAAAACGCCCTCAATAAATCAACACACATTACTTCATAGTTTTGTAAGATTAGGGTTGCAATGGCAGCCCGGAGGACAAACTATTTTCTCTGCTCGACGTTTTCGTTTGTGATGATTTTGCTCTGCGCATCTGGGTCTGAGGAGCTAGATAACAAGGCATGTTTTTACTCTTATTTTTCTAAAACAAAAGCATTAAGTTTAACTATCAATAAGGTTTACTGACTGAACAATATTGGTTTTGTCAAATTAGGTTTATGTAGTCTACATGGGCTCTACTCTGTCAAAAAGTTACAGGAATTCCCTCGAAGCAGCTCCTTCTGTGTACCTTGGAATGCTTGAATCTGTACATGGAAAGTTATTATATGTTAACTATAATCTCTTTTCATGGTCGGCTCAGTCTAAAAATTTTAGCTATCAATCACAGGAGTTTGAACTGATTTTCTATTAATAGCTTACCATAAAATGTGTGAGCTTTCATGGGTGTTGTCATATGTTGTTAACTTTCCATGTCTAACAAATTTAGCTAACAATCACAAGTTTAGAGTGATTTTTCGATTTAAATCATACAAAAAGTTTTGGCTTttagatttaaaagtgttaaacattcagaattgactgacattctctaaACTTAATATGTTACTTAATGTGTGGGGTTTAAGAATGACCGTGATTTTCTATTAATAGAACATCATAAAATAATTACAGCAACGAGGAAGCTAAGAAATCTTTGAAAGTTAGTTATGGGAAGAGCTTTCATGTGTTTGCAGCCATGCTTTCTCCATCCCATGTCCAAAAACTCTCAGGTAACACTAATTTCAAAATATATTGAAAGAAAAGGTACATATATATTCTTTATGGGGTTTTTATATAGATTTATTTGTTGTTGAAGTATAGAAATGCATGGCGTGGTTCCGGTGTTTGAGAGCAAGAAGCTAAAATCTTTGACTACTAGATCGTAGGATTTCATCGGTTTCCCTGCATCTGCTCAAACAAATCATTTGGATTATCAGAGCGATATCATCATTGGTCTTTTGGACACAGGTAAACTAGTCAAGAGATTTTGTTATGAGCTCTTAAATTTTGGAAGCCAATAAAACAATGCAAGATTGAACATTGCAAACAATTTTATATGAATTTATTCTTTCTCATGTAGTTTTTTTTGTTAGTCCATCTTTTCATCATGTTATCATGTTAGGGGCTTAATTTGTAATTAGATGAAAAATAAAGTTCTTAACAAGATTATTTGAATCTTTGTGATGTTTTTTCAAGTAATTAGAAACGCACTGCAATATAGCCATTACTGACAATATGATTTAGTCATTAGTTTTCACATCTCTCTTGTGTTGTAGGAATATGGCCAGAATCAGAGAGTTTTACAGACAAGGGATTAGCTCCTGTTCCCCTCAAATGGAGGGGTGGCTGCAACATAACGTCAAATTTTCCTGCTTGCAACAGGTTAGACTCATTGCCACTGATTTTATTTGTGACCTAAATTTGAAGATAAAATTAAATCCTAATAGAGTGCACTAAGGAATTAggaaaaaaattaaatcctcattGAGTGCActaaggaattaggaaaattaaattgtGCTATATAGCCAAGAATATGATTGTATTTGCAGGAAACTTGTAGGGACAAAATTCTATCGTAGTAACAACCTTAAACTATATGCAGGGGAATACCTGTTTCCAAGAGATGAAGATGGCCATGGAACCCACACCTCCTCTACAGTTGCTGgacatttttttaaaaatgcaaGTCTTGCTCAAGGGGAAAGTCGAGGTGGAGTCCCTGGTGCAAGGGTTGCAATGTACAAGGTTTGTTGGGGCAACTGTGATGATGCAGATTTTCTTGCAGCCTTTGATGATGCTATTTATGATGGTGTCGAAATTATTTTTGTCACTTGGAACTTTCTTTCCCTTTCCCCAGCCCTACTTTCAAGATAGCATTGCCATTGGAGCATTCATGCAATGAACAGGGGAATTCTTGTAGCAAATTCAACTGAAACTCAGGACCTCGTAGGCCATCTGTTCTAAATAAT from Cryptomeria japonica chromosome 3, Sugi_1.0, whole genome shotgun sequence harbors:
- the LOC131034828 gene encoding subtilisin-like protease SBT4.14, whose protein sequence is MAARRTNYFLCSTFSFVMILLCASGSEELDNKVYVVYMGSTLSKSYRNSLEAAPSVYLGMLESVHGNNEEAKKSLKVSYGKSFHVFAAMLSPSHVQKLSGIWPESESFTDKGLAPVPLKWRGGCNITSNFPACNRKLVGTKFYRSNNLKLYAGEYLFPRDEDGHGTHTSSTVAGHFFKNASLAQGESRGGVPGARVAMYKVCWGNCDDADFLAAFDDAIYDASSIDQQMDTQILLGNKISIMGIAINAYTMEKQWYPLVHGGDVANVSGGFTSANSSYCQYNSLDHKNVKEKIVICNITYPGDPVIVNTILWITKM